The following are encoded together in the Acidobacteriota bacterium genome:
- a CDS encoding VWA domain-containing protein, giving the protein MRLQAPSLIALVLAALPAAAQESPLPELFSDTIDVRVVNVEVVVTDRRGNRVQGLDAADFELRVDGESVPIEYFTEVDGGIARTSAPGDAAGTVSSLVPGEPVRTNYLVFIDEYFAVRRDRDRVLDRLEQDLGKLRAHDRVALVAFDGQNVTELTDWTDSRDVLRDALSEARERDALGIMRIVDIEPAVVEPALADRTSQALVRSREGIRRAMSTLHLNKREREIQQSVLAATATLRSYADPPGRKVMLVLTDGWGVPEWNRDNFDQVDWRPPSIESIYGPLVHAANLVGYTLYPVDLPGLDPAFTNAPAGTSDPTATYTPSPSLALEPNLSALPTDLYSEWSQEAALGYLARETGGLAMINASRDVALAATATDTRSYYWLGFEPPRNEDDTLHDIEVQLVGRPDLRVRSRRSYLDLSKSTEVTMMVEGSLLFGGVAGKETLTVEFGASQPARGRKILVPMKVFIPLDDITLLPMGDLWMNEVELRVSVINESGDRSETPVETVRISGPAEPEPGQHWWYTTELVLRKREHRIVVAVHDPVSGTILSASETIRPR; this is encoded by the coding sequence GTGAGACTCCAAGCCCCATCCCTGATCGCCCTGGTCCTGGCCGCACTGCCGGCCGCCGCGCAGGAGTCGCCGCTGCCGGAGCTGTTCTCCGACACGATCGATGTCCGCGTGGTCAACGTCGAGGTGGTCGTCACGGACAGGAGGGGCAATCGGGTACAAGGCCTGGACGCGGCGGACTTCGAGCTTCGCGTGGACGGCGAGAGCGTGCCTATCGAGTACTTCACGGAGGTCGACGGGGGAATCGCCCGGACGAGTGCCCCGGGGGATGCGGCGGGGACGGTGTCTTCCCTCGTCCCCGGCGAACCGGTGCGCACGAACTACCTCGTCTTCATCGACGAGTACTTCGCGGTCAGGCGGGACCGCGACCGGGTACTTGACCGACTGGAGCAGGACCTGGGGAAGCTCCGCGCCCACGATCGCGTCGCCCTGGTCGCGTTCGACGGCCAGAACGTCACCGAACTGACGGACTGGACCGACTCGCGGGACGTACTCCGCGACGCTCTCAGCGAGGCGCGCGAGCGCGACGCGCTGGGCATCATGCGAATCGTGGACATCGAACCGGCCGTTGTCGAACCGGCACTGGCGGACCGGACATCGCAGGCTCTCGTCCGCTCCCGCGAAGGTATCCGGCGAGCAATGTCGACGCTGCATCTGAACAAGCGGGAGCGTGAGATCCAACAGTCCGTCCTCGCCGCCACGGCCACCCTCCGGAGCTACGCCGATCCGCCGGGGCGCAAGGTGATGCTCGTGCTGACGGACGGCTGGGGCGTACCCGAGTGGAACAGGGACAACTTCGATCAGGTCGACTGGCGGCCTCCGAGCATCGAGAGCATCTACGGCCCCCTCGTCCACGCCGCCAACCTGGTCGGCTACACGCTCTACCCCGTCGACCTTCCAGGGCTCGATCCGGCCTTCACGAACGCCCCCGCCGGAACCAGCGACCCGACCGCGACCTACACTCCAAGTCCGAGCCTGGCGCTGGAACCGAACCTCTCCGCCCTCCCGACCGATCTCTACAGCGAGTGGTCCCAGGAAGCTGCCCTCGGCTATCTCGCCCGCGAGACCGGCGGGCTTGCGATGATCAACGCCTCTCGCGACGTCGCCCTGGCCGCGACCGCGACCGACACCCGCTCCTACTACTGGCTCGGATTCGAGCCGCCTCGCAATGAGGACGACACGCTCCACGACATCGAAGTGCAACTGGTTGGCCGTCCCGATCTTCGGGTCAGGTCGCGGCGAAGCTATCTCGATCTGTCGAAGAGCACTGAAGTGACCATGATGGTCGAGGGATCCCTGCTTTTCGGCGGCGTAGCGGGGAAGGAAACACTGACGGTCGAGTTCGGCGCCTCGCAACCCGCCCGGGGCCGGAAGATCCTGGTGCCGATGAAGGTGTTCATTCCGCTCGACGACATCACCCTCCTCCCGATGGGCGACCTGTGGATGAACGAGGTCGAGTTGCGCGTCAGCGTGATCAACGAGTCCGGCGACCGCTCCGAGACGCCGGTCGAGACGGTCCGCATCTCAGGCCCGGCGGAACCGGAGCCTGGCCAGCACTGGTGGTACACGACGGAACTGGTGCTCCGAAAGCGGGAACACCGCATCGTGGTGGCCGTCCACGACCCGGTGAGCGGCACGATCCTGTCTGCCAGCGAAACGATCAGGCCGAGGTAG